A single window of Betta splendens chromosome 11, fBetSpl5.4, whole genome shotgun sequence DNA harbors:
- the kiaa1522 gene encoding uncharacterized protein KIAA1522 homolog isoform X2, with protein MSRRRSTGDLVPRDISEILAREARAQRGQKKPGNSLGHALSWLKGSRRKKTAGNGPTRTAGSNAKLGLQNQEPAKAGPKANEDHKRLAVHYTTSQHYQENVFIEGSRPQYLEDLHSEAQEGLKIQQQEENKNGVNYPDDESVASTACLHQEPDISSKDKDCSPESESTAENAADTTATSAVSTRPVLTRQGSTFKPLNPVKRADKSKKRNRRTTIMGIPNQVQKELALHRSSTFQPLVPSQPLNQEEQVADSQPGVVIIPTVDGLSPGATKDGARVNLSELEASRSQQLLWSHLQLVYQDEQPFNNKSFGSHLCQSSNLRPKSVAVPGLISSSSFSSSTMLSFLQEPQGPVMSISPQATYMSTIIPNAVLPASVEVIGIDRSNRQTRGSSVNHGSSVRAVSKSSLASADLSVSPLLSRKSDGHLCHAVDSQNASVVMPTSASGSNLSESQSSETVISNPSPASSKRSARSCTSQKVDQNGDQDRASLHSSLSRVSSPSTKSGSVTEPDSESGVTRSVTTDEDAKNKRNSSRSLSITKTKQPPAPPRRTNSLHNNKITINTRVLVESKDLNDSVSRKVETNTENIKEKDEIKLVNLVPSLVSNAAGSPDVASSSSSATRVTSEAGGPADPHPEPSHTSPQKTPLELGKFERTMSPSSGYSSQSGTPTLSPKGISPSSPDKDRSKPVKPERSASRASSSAASPSCSLTSLSSGTSEPISPDVSSHTPSLPQQASPVIVSAKELSPNKTFLNSRAEFRELLNIPPPPKVKAPCPPPPETWVHNKQTFELLCGPCPSANKITQKQDKDFKQRGTQTENSKEMQVLDEKQTIVERPSLSESKVKSGMLLTSHTEGAHMELQDKEGAADVQKQEQSNSTVSSRETTPKKDPPPVMKKPTLVPYRGEAVSTEHTPDKHQGITETSTIKVDSPLENHPAAPGVVILVEMDKSEAESLQSPSAQVPVISKSSPPPTPPPAYHPTPPLSRRTPPSSISMPPDDLQEVQEESPNAESCWPPPPPPLEGDPVFDGADEVDFPPPPPVFVTESVPDVIDLCVTKLDILRPTEEVGQTVEASSKTGATVPGLIADVTPAVTDSGADAVLQVSKGDSADAISCQVNVLEHFPPLPAEAPPSTPITAPENLVTPSALSVSSSCVRSDSIKADDQSPLTLPVSAQLPVPSTIPLAPPLPTESLIHGINFRRQSGAASRDTRSKELLLRHRSAPIPKEDANIPLVTPSLLQMVRLRSVNMTEDPVSTPPEDKTTNEEAAVQDICPLSIKIPQKPIRKSLSLKSPPPTVKTPAVTLSTPSMRLQEAVRIKTAAMSSKDSLPSRLGVRSQNYSYVSDAGALSLKSAEGCDMNQSPASSASFVFSKSTKKEPAAAPSADLSLKQRLAADLMEVSDQSRTAAFSNGGVKCDKVPPPVAKKPAHGNSIHAQIHPGNGAIQVQHTSGITPPETTTRVTADTIETLF; from the exons CCGGCCCGAAGGCCAATGAAGACCACAAGAGGTTGGCGGTCCATTACACCACGTCGCAACACTACCAGGAGAACGTCTTCATCGAGGGCAGCAGGCCTCAGTACCTGGAGGACCTGCACAGCGAGGCCCAGGAGGGACTCAAgatacagcagcaggaag aaaacaaGAATGGAGTGAACTATCCTGATGATGAGAGCGTTGCA TCCACCGCCTGCCTCCATCAGGAGCCCGATATCAGCTCCAAGGACAAAGATTGCTCTCCTGAGTCGGAATCCACCGCCGAGAACGCTGCTGACACCACAGCAACCTCTGCTGTGTCGACGAGGCCCGTGCTCACACGTCAAG GTTCCACATTCAAGCCCCTGAACCCAGTGAAAAGGGCAGATAAGAGCAAGAAGAGGAACAGGAGAACCACAATCATGGGTATTCCCAACCAGGTCCAGAAGGAGCTCG CActgcacaggagctccacattCCAGCCTCTTGTTCCTTCCCAGCCCCTTAATCAAGAGGAACAGGTTGCTGACAGCCAGCCGGGTGTTGTTATCATACCTACGGTGGATGGACTCAGTCCAGGAGCCACTAAAGACGGAGCGAGAGTGAACCTTTCAGAGCTGGAG GCATCCAGaagtcagcagctgctgtggagccacCTGCAGCTCGTGTACCAGGATGAGCAGCCGTTTAACAACAAGAGCTTTGGTTCCCATCTCTGCCAAAGTTCCAACCTCAGACCTAAGTCTGTCGCCGTCCCTGGGCTGATtagttcctcctccttctcttcttcaaCAATGCTCAGCTTCCTTCAGGAACCTCAG GGTCCAGTGATGTCTATATCCCCCCAGGCCACCTACATGTCTACAATCATCCCTAATGCAGTATTGCCAGCCTCTGTTGAGGTCATTGGAATTGACCGCAGCAACAGACAAACTCGCGGCAGCAGCGTGAACCATGGCAGCAGCGTCCGCGCTGTGAGCAAAAGCAGCCTAGCGTCTGCGGACTTGTCTGTCAGCCCTCTGTTGTCCAGAAAGTCAGATGGTCACCTTTGCCACGCCGTCGATTCTCAGAACGCCTCCGTGGTAATGCCCACGTCGGCTTCAGGATCAAACCTGAGCGAGTCACAATCTTCAGAGACAGTTATTTCAAACCCGTCACCAGCTTCCTCGAAGCGAAGCGCACGCAGCTGTACCTCACAGAAGGTGGATCAAAATGGAGACCAAGACCGTGCCAGTCTTCATAGCTCCCTCAGCAGGGTCAGTAGTCCCAGCACCAAGAGTGGGAGCGTTACAGAACCAGATTCCGAGTCTGGTGTAACAAGGTCAGTAACCACTGACGAAGACGCAAAGAACAAGCGCAATTCCTCTCGTAGTCTGTCCATTACAAAGACTAAACAACCCCCAGCACCTCCCAGGAGAACAAACTCTTTACATAATAACAAGATCACGATCAACACCAGGGTTTTGGTGGAGAGCAAAGACCTAAATGACTCTGTTTCCAGAAAGGTGGAAACTAATacagaaaatataaaagaaaagGATGAGATTAAGTTGGTTAATTTAGTCCCCAGCCTTGTATCGAATGCTGCAGGGTCTCCAGATGTGGCCTCCAGCTCTTCAAGCGCCACACGGGTAACATCTGAGGCAGGAGGACCAGCTGATCCACATCCAGAACCCAGCCACACCTCCCCTCAGAAAACTCCCTTGGAACTGGGGAAATTTGAAAGGACCATGTCCCCTTCCAGTGGTTACTCCAGTCAGAGTGGAACACCAACACTTTCTCCAAAAGGAATCTCCCCAAGCTCCCCAGACAAAGACAGGTCGAAACCAGTCAAACCAGAGAGATCCGCCTCACGGGCTTCATCCTCAGCagcgtctccttcctgctctctcACTTCCCTATCGTCCGGTACATCCGAGCCCATCTCTCCAGATGTTTCCTCACACACCCCAAGTCTGCCTCAACAAGCGTCTCCAGTTATTGTCTCGGCAAAAGAACTCTCTCCGAATAAAACCTTTTTGAATTCGAGAGCCGAATTCAGAGAGCTGTTGAATATCCCACCACCTCCAAAAGTCAAAGcgccctgtcctcctcctccagagacCTGGGTTCATAACAAACAGACCTTTGAGCTTCTATGTGGGCCTTGTCCCAGTGCTAACAAAATAACCCAGAAACAGGACAAAGACTTTAAACAGAGAGGAACCCAGACTGAAAATAGCAAAGAGATGCAGGTTTTAGATGAAAAGCAGACAATTGTAGAAAGGCCTTCCTTGTCAGAAAGCAAAGTAAAGTCAGGGATGTTGTTAACATCGCATACTGAAGGCGCCCACATGGAGCTACAGGACaaggaaggagctgcagacgttcaaaaacaagaacaaagtaacagcaCTGTATCAAGTCGAGAGACAACTCCAAAGAAGGATCCTCCTCCTGTCATGAAGAAACCCACATTGGTCCCGTACAGAGGAGAGGCAGTGTCAACAGAGCACACACCTGATAAGCATCAAGGAATTACGGAAACAAGCACAATCAAAGTTGATTCACCTCTGGAGAACCATCCAGCCGCTCCTGGGGTTGTGATTTTAGTTGAGATGGACAAAAGTGAGGCCGAATCCCTGCAATCACCTTCAGCACAGGTCCCTGTGATTAGTAAATCGTCACCTccacccaccccccctccagccTACCATCCCACGCCCCCTCTCTCAAGAAGGACGCCTCCATCGTCAATATCTATGCCACCAGATGACTTACAGGAGGTACAGGAGGAGAGCCCCAACGCAGAGTCCTGCTGGCCaccacctccgcctcctttgGAGGGGGACCCTGTCTTTGACGGAGCGGATGAGGTGGACTTCCCTCCGCCTCCCCCAGTCTTTGTGACGGAAAGTGTGCCAGATGTGATCGACCTTTGTGTGACAAAGCTGGACATCTTAAGACCCACAGAGGAGGTTGGACAAACAGTAGAGGCTTCCAGTAAAACAGGGGCGACTGTACCTGGACTAATAGCAGATGTGACACCTGCAGTAACTGATAGCGGAGCTGACGCTGTCTTGCAAGTTTCAAAAGGCGACAGTGCTGATGCGATTTCTTGCCAAGTGAATGTTTTAGAACATTTTCCACCATTACCAGCTGAGGCACCGCCCTCTACACCAATTACAGCGCCAGAGAATCTTGTCACACCCTCTGCTTTAAGTGTTTCAAGCAGTTGCGTGAGGTCAGACTCTATAAAAGCTGATGATCAATCTCCCCTCACGCTGCCAGTCAGTGCCCAACTTCCAGTTCCAAGTACGATTCCATTAGCGCCCCCTCTTCCTACTGAGAGTCTAATCCATGGAATCAACTTCAGAAGGCAGTCTGGTGCCGCGAGCCGAGACACCAGGAGCAAGGAGCTGCTTCTGCGCCACAGGAGTGCACCCATTCCTAAAGAGGATGCTAACATACCCCTTGTCACCCCCTCTCTGCTTCAGATGGTTCGCCTTAGGTCAGTCAACATGACTGAAGATCCAGTAAGCACTCCTCCTGAGGACAAGACAACAAATGAGGAGGCGGCAGTTCAGGACATTTGCCCACTATCAATCAAAATCCCACAAAAGCCCATTCGTAAGTCTTTGTCTCTAAAGTCACCACCTCCAACAGTAAAAACACCAGCTGTGACCCTAAGCACTCCATCCATGCGCTTGCAGGAAGCTGTACGTATAAAAACTGCAGCCATGTCCTCAAAAGACAGCCTTCCATCCCGACTGGGTGTGAGATCGCAGAATTACAGCTATGTCAGTGATGCAGGAGCTCTGTCTTTGAAATCAGCAGAGGGATGTGACATGAACCAGTCCCCAGCTTCTTCTGCCAGCTTTGTCTTCTCCAAGAGCACAAAAAAGGAGCCTGCAGCTGCCCCTTCCGCTGATCTCAGTCTGAAGCAACGGTTAGCAGCTGATTTAATGGAGGTTTCTGACCAGTCAAGGACAGCTGCTTTCTCCAACGGTGGAGTGAAGTGTGATAAAGTTCCTCCACCGGTTGCTAAGAAACCAGCACACGGCAACAGCATCCATGCACAGATTCACCCCGGAAATGGAGCAATACAAGTACAACATACGAGTGGAATAACACCTCCTGAGACGA CGACCAGAGTGACAGCGGACACAATCGAAACCCTGTTTTAG
- the kiaa1522 gene encoding uncharacterized protein KIAA1522 homolog isoform X5, which produces MALYSWSRSSMAGPKANEDHKRLAVHYTTSQHYQENVFIEGSRPQYLEDLHSEAQEGLKIQQQEENKNGVNYPDDESVASTACLHQEPDISSKDKDCSPESESTAENAADTTATSAVSTRPVLTRQGSTFKPLNPVKRADKSKKRNRRTTIMGIPNQVQKELALHRSSTFQPLVPSQPLNQEEQVADSQPGVVIIPTVDGLSPGATKDGARVNLSELEQASRSQQLLWSHLQLVYQDEQPFNNKSFGSHLCQSSNLRPKSVAVPGLISSSSFSSSTMLSFLQEPQGPVMSISPQATYMSTIIPNAVLPASVEVIGIDRSNRQTRGSSVNHGSSVRAVSKSSLASADLSVSPLLSRKSDGHLCHAVDSQNASVVMPTSASGSNLSESQSSETVISNPSPASSKRSARSCTSQKVDQNGDQDRASLHSSLSRVSSPSTKSGSVTEPDSESGVTRSVTTDEDAKNKRNSSRSLSITKTKQPPAPPRRTNSLHNNKITINTRVLVESKDLNDSVSRKVETNTENIKEKDEIKLVNLVPSLVSNAAGSPDVASSSSSATRVTSEAGGPADPHPEPSHTSPQKTPLELGKFERTMSPSSGYSSQSGTPTLSPKGISPSSPDKDRSKPVKPERSASRASSSAASPSCSLTSLSSGTSEPISPDVSSHTPSLPQQASPVIVSAKELSPNKTFLNSRAEFRELLNIPPPPKVKAPCPPPPETWVHNKQTFELLCGPCPSANKITQKQDKDFKQRGTQTENSKEMQVLDEKQTIVERPSLSESKVKSGMLLTSHTEGAHMELQDKEGAADVQKQEQSNSTVSSRETTPKKDPPPVMKKPTLVPYRGEAVSTEHTPDKHQGITETSTIKVDSPLENHPAAPGVVILVEMDKSEAESLQSPSAQVPVISKSSPPPTPPPAYHPTPPLSRRTPPSSISMPPDDLQEVQEESPNAESCWPPPPPPLEGDPVFDGADEVDFPPPPPVFVTESVPDVIDLCVTKLDILRPTEEVGQTVEASSKTGATVPGLIADVTPAVTDSGADAVLQVSKGDSADAISCQVNVLEHFPPLPAEAPPSTPITAPENLVTPSALSVSSSCVRSDSIKADDQSPLTLPVSAQLPVPSTIPLAPPLPTESLIHGINFRRQSGAASRDTRSKELLLRHRSAPIPKEDANIPLVTPSLLQMVRLRSVNMTEDPVSTPPEDKTTNEEAAVQDICPLSIKIPQKPIRKSLSLKSPPPTVKTPAVTLSTPSMRLQEAVRIKTAAMSSKDSLPSRLGVRSQNYSYVSDAGALSLKSAEGCDMNQSPASSASFVFSKSTKKEPAAAPSADLSLKQRLAADLMEVSDQSRTAAFSNGGVKCDKVPPPVAKKPAHGNSIHAQIHPGNGAIQVQHTSGITPPETTTRVTADTIETLF; this is translated from the exons CCGGCCCGAAGGCCAATGAAGACCACAAGAGGTTGGCGGTCCATTACACCACGTCGCAACACTACCAGGAGAACGTCTTCATCGAGGGCAGCAGGCCTCAGTACCTGGAGGACCTGCACAGCGAGGCCCAGGAGGGACTCAAgatacagcagcaggaag aaaacaaGAATGGAGTGAACTATCCTGATGATGAGAGCGTTGCA TCCACCGCCTGCCTCCATCAGGAGCCCGATATCAGCTCCAAGGACAAAGATTGCTCTCCTGAGTCGGAATCCACCGCCGAGAACGCTGCTGACACCACAGCAACCTCTGCTGTGTCGACGAGGCCCGTGCTCACACGTCAAG GTTCCACATTCAAGCCCCTGAACCCAGTGAAAAGGGCAGATAAGAGCAAGAAGAGGAACAGGAGAACCACAATCATGGGTATTCCCAACCAGGTCCAGAAGGAGCTCG CActgcacaggagctccacattCCAGCCTCTTGTTCCTTCCCAGCCCCTTAATCAAGAGGAACAGGTTGCTGACAGCCAGCCGGGTGTTGTTATCATACCTACGGTGGATGGACTCAGTCCAGGAGCCACTAAAGACGGAGCGAGAGTGAACCTTTCAGAGCTGGAG CAGGCATCCAGaagtcagcagctgctgtggagccacCTGCAGCTCGTGTACCAGGATGAGCAGCCGTTTAACAACAAGAGCTTTGGTTCCCATCTCTGCCAAAGTTCCAACCTCAGACCTAAGTCTGTCGCCGTCCCTGGGCTGATtagttcctcctccttctcttcttcaaCAATGCTCAGCTTCCTTCAGGAACCTCAG GGTCCAGTGATGTCTATATCCCCCCAGGCCACCTACATGTCTACAATCATCCCTAATGCAGTATTGCCAGCCTCTGTTGAGGTCATTGGAATTGACCGCAGCAACAGACAAACTCGCGGCAGCAGCGTGAACCATGGCAGCAGCGTCCGCGCTGTGAGCAAAAGCAGCCTAGCGTCTGCGGACTTGTCTGTCAGCCCTCTGTTGTCCAGAAAGTCAGATGGTCACCTTTGCCACGCCGTCGATTCTCAGAACGCCTCCGTGGTAATGCCCACGTCGGCTTCAGGATCAAACCTGAGCGAGTCACAATCTTCAGAGACAGTTATTTCAAACCCGTCACCAGCTTCCTCGAAGCGAAGCGCACGCAGCTGTACCTCACAGAAGGTGGATCAAAATGGAGACCAAGACCGTGCCAGTCTTCATAGCTCCCTCAGCAGGGTCAGTAGTCCCAGCACCAAGAGTGGGAGCGTTACAGAACCAGATTCCGAGTCTGGTGTAACAAGGTCAGTAACCACTGACGAAGACGCAAAGAACAAGCGCAATTCCTCTCGTAGTCTGTCCATTACAAAGACTAAACAACCCCCAGCACCTCCCAGGAGAACAAACTCTTTACATAATAACAAGATCACGATCAACACCAGGGTTTTGGTGGAGAGCAAAGACCTAAATGACTCTGTTTCCAGAAAGGTGGAAACTAATacagaaaatataaaagaaaagGATGAGATTAAGTTGGTTAATTTAGTCCCCAGCCTTGTATCGAATGCTGCAGGGTCTCCAGATGTGGCCTCCAGCTCTTCAAGCGCCACACGGGTAACATCTGAGGCAGGAGGACCAGCTGATCCACATCCAGAACCCAGCCACACCTCCCCTCAGAAAACTCCCTTGGAACTGGGGAAATTTGAAAGGACCATGTCCCCTTCCAGTGGTTACTCCAGTCAGAGTGGAACACCAACACTTTCTCCAAAAGGAATCTCCCCAAGCTCCCCAGACAAAGACAGGTCGAAACCAGTCAAACCAGAGAGATCCGCCTCACGGGCTTCATCCTCAGCagcgtctccttcctgctctctcACTTCCCTATCGTCCGGTACATCCGAGCCCATCTCTCCAGATGTTTCCTCACACACCCCAAGTCTGCCTCAACAAGCGTCTCCAGTTATTGTCTCGGCAAAAGAACTCTCTCCGAATAAAACCTTTTTGAATTCGAGAGCCGAATTCAGAGAGCTGTTGAATATCCCACCACCTCCAAAAGTCAAAGcgccctgtcctcctcctccagagacCTGGGTTCATAACAAACAGACCTTTGAGCTTCTATGTGGGCCTTGTCCCAGTGCTAACAAAATAACCCAGAAACAGGACAAAGACTTTAAACAGAGAGGAACCCAGACTGAAAATAGCAAAGAGATGCAGGTTTTAGATGAAAAGCAGACAATTGTAGAAAGGCCTTCCTTGTCAGAAAGCAAAGTAAAGTCAGGGATGTTGTTAACATCGCATACTGAAGGCGCCCACATGGAGCTACAGGACaaggaaggagctgcagacgttcaaaaacaagaacaaagtaacagcaCTGTATCAAGTCGAGAGACAACTCCAAAGAAGGATCCTCCTCCTGTCATGAAGAAACCCACATTGGTCCCGTACAGAGGAGAGGCAGTGTCAACAGAGCACACACCTGATAAGCATCAAGGAATTACGGAAACAAGCACAATCAAAGTTGATTCACCTCTGGAGAACCATCCAGCCGCTCCTGGGGTTGTGATTTTAGTTGAGATGGACAAAAGTGAGGCCGAATCCCTGCAATCACCTTCAGCACAGGTCCCTGTGATTAGTAAATCGTCACCTccacccaccccccctccagccTACCATCCCACGCCCCCTCTCTCAAGAAGGACGCCTCCATCGTCAATATCTATGCCACCAGATGACTTACAGGAGGTACAGGAGGAGAGCCCCAACGCAGAGTCCTGCTGGCCaccacctccgcctcctttgGAGGGGGACCCTGTCTTTGACGGAGCGGATGAGGTGGACTTCCCTCCGCCTCCCCCAGTCTTTGTGACGGAAAGTGTGCCAGATGTGATCGACCTTTGTGTGACAAAGCTGGACATCTTAAGACCCACAGAGGAGGTTGGACAAACAGTAGAGGCTTCCAGTAAAACAGGGGCGACTGTACCTGGACTAATAGCAGATGTGACACCTGCAGTAACTGATAGCGGAGCTGACGCTGTCTTGCAAGTTTCAAAAGGCGACAGTGCTGATGCGATTTCTTGCCAAGTGAATGTTTTAGAACATTTTCCACCATTACCAGCTGAGGCACCGCCCTCTACACCAATTACAGCGCCAGAGAATCTTGTCACACCCTCTGCTTTAAGTGTTTCAAGCAGTTGCGTGAGGTCAGACTCTATAAAAGCTGATGATCAATCTCCCCTCACGCTGCCAGTCAGTGCCCAACTTCCAGTTCCAAGTACGATTCCATTAGCGCCCCCTCTTCCTACTGAGAGTCTAATCCATGGAATCAACTTCAGAAGGCAGTCTGGTGCCGCGAGCCGAGACACCAGGAGCAAGGAGCTGCTTCTGCGCCACAGGAGTGCACCCATTCCTAAAGAGGATGCTAACATACCCCTTGTCACCCCCTCTCTGCTTCAGATGGTTCGCCTTAGGTCAGTCAACATGACTGAAGATCCAGTAAGCACTCCTCCTGAGGACAAGACAACAAATGAGGAGGCGGCAGTTCAGGACATTTGCCCACTATCAATCAAAATCCCACAAAAGCCCATTCGTAAGTCTTTGTCTCTAAAGTCACCACCTCCAACAGTAAAAACACCAGCTGTGACCCTAAGCACTCCATCCATGCGCTTGCAGGAAGCTGTACGTATAAAAACTGCAGCCATGTCCTCAAAAGACAGCCTTCCATCCCGACTGGGTGTGAGATCGCAGAATTACAGCTATGTCAGTGATGCAGGAGCTCTGTCTTTGAAATCAGCAGAGGGATGTGACATGAACCAGTCCCCAGCTTCTTCTGCCAGCTTTGTCTTCTCCAAGAGCACAAAAAAGGAGCCTGCAGCTGCCCCTTCCGCTGATCTCAGTCTGAAGCAACGGTTAGCAGCTGATTTAATGGAGGTTTCTGACCAGTCAAGGACAGCTGCTTTCTCCAACGGTGGAGTGAAGTGTGATAAAGTTCCTCCACCGGTTGCTAAGAAACCAGCACACGGCAACAGCATCCATGCACAGATTCACCCCGGAAATGGAGCAATACAAGTACAACATACGAGTGGAATAACACCTCCTGAGACGA CGACCAGAGTGACAGCGGACACAATCGAAACCCTGTTTTAG